The window AGCTTTATCTGACCTGCAACAGGTCCTCTTCCGCAATCGATGATGCCGAAATTCCTTTCATCGCCTGACCCAATCCCCGGCTGCATTCAGCCAAAGCCTTGGGATCCCGGTACTGAGCCACGGCCGTGACAATGGCCCGGCCGGTTTTTTCCGGATTAGCCGACTTAAAAATACCGCTGCCGACAAAAACCGATTCGGCTCCGAGTTTCATGACCAGGGCAGCATCAGCCGGAGTCGCCACCCCGCCGGCCGCGAAATTGGGTACCGGAAGCTTGCCCAGTTTGGCTACCATTTTTACGACGCTGAGCGGTGCCGCGAGTTCCTTGGCGATACCATTAAGTTCTTCGGCACTCATGATAGTCAAACGCTTCATAGCCGAAGTTATTTCGCGCAGATGTTTGACTGCTTCCGAAACATCCCCGGTCCCCGCTTCGCCCTTGGTGCGAATCATGGCCGCGCCTTCCGAAATCCTCCTAAGAGCCTCACCCAGATTGCGACAACCACAGACAAAGGGGACCTTAAAACGCCACTTATCGACATGATACTTATTGTCGGCCGGTGTCAGGACCTCGGATTCGTCGATAAAATCGACCTCCAGCGCCTGCAATATTTCGGCCTCGGCAAAATGACCGATCCGGCATTTGGCCATCACGGGAATGCTCACCGCCTTTTTTATAGCTTCGATGATATCCGGATCTGCCATGCGGGCCACGCCGCCGTCGGCCCTGATATCCGAAGGTACCCGCTCCAGAGCCATAACCGCAACCGCGCCGGCTTGCTCGGCAATTTTGGCCTGCTCGGCGGTGGTAACATCCATAATGACGCCACCCTTAAGCATTTCGGCCAAACCGACGCGGATCCTGTAATCTTTATCCTCAAAGTTCATAATGTAATCTCCTAAAAAGACATTTTTCAGACCGCAGCCATTATTAAAACGTCCACAATATTGCCGGTGTTCCTGCCGAAAAACCGAAATTTTTCATGGGCCATAAATTATACCAGCATTATATGGGAATGCCGCAAAATATTACAATATTCGGGAAGAAAAATCAACCCCATTATGTTCGAATTAGCTCTGCTTTTTCTAAAAGGGGGATAAGAATTATTACGGATTATGTCCCGCCGTCGGATCTCTGACTGAATTTATGGGCAATTTGCCCACTTATGGAAAGCAGCAGGCGAGCCAATCGGCCAAACCTGCTGCTTTGCGAAGAATTGCTTATGCGTCTTTTATTTATTTTTTCTCTTTCAAAATCGCTTTATACTTGGCGAAGTTGGCCCGTGATAAAGCTTTCTTGAAATGATCCTGTTCTTTAATCCAAAAATCACGCATTTTGCAGTTTTTGTAATGCTCACAGCATTTGTCGCTCTCGACACAGAGATTAAGCGTGATGGGACCATCCATCGCTTCAATGACATCGAGAAAAGATACATCCTTGGCGGGCCGGGCAAGTCTGTAACCACCGGTTACTCCCTGAAATGAAACAAGAATACCGGCCCAGGTCAGGTCTTTCAATATCTTGGCCAAAAATTCCCTTGGAATAGACTGTGCTTTAGCCACCAGCCCGATAGATGCCAACTGCCCCTTGGGCAAACCGGCAAAATGCATTACTGCTCTAAGTGCGTAGTCGGCTTTTCGTGATAATTGCATATCGCCTTCCTTTTACAGTTTGTGCCAAATGTTTTACATTCTTTATACGCTCTAATGGCATACAATATGGACTATTCCTACAATTATTTCAAGTGTTTTTTTCATTTTTTTGTCATTTTTCGGGGCAAAAACCGATTTTCATAAAAATTGATCAATAATAATTTCCATAAAAATCTTAACAAACACCAATTTGGCAATAATAAGTACAATTATTATGAGAAATTGTTGTCAGGGGCCCGGGGATGTCCTTCCATGTTGAATGAGGATTAAATCGATAAATATTAGCTAAATATCCGTTTTAGCTTTTAGTTACCTTAATATTTATGTTTCTTTTTTTCAGTTGGCTCATGAAAAATTGAGGTTCCACCGCAATTTCCTGCGGGACCACCCCCCGATGGGTAATTCGCCCCTGGCAGGCCATCCAGGCAATTATGGCTATCGGGAATGAGGTCGTCCTCATCATCGAGGTCAGCCCCGTCCGGGTGTCCTGCCGATCGACGATTTCATATACAAGTTCCATATTCCGGCCGTCTTTATCCCCTTCAAAAATCAGCCGCACCAAAACCATATCGGGATCGCCGAAACTGAGGTTTTTCTCAAGAACCTTTTTGAATACCTTTCTCGGCTCAACGCCCATGCCGTCAACTTTGACCTCGCTTCTCGAACCCAGGCCAATATCAAGCATCGCTTTGAAAAGCAGGCAATGGCCCGGATAGCGGATAGTTTTGTAATCGAGGAAATCAACGACTCCCTTGTAGGTATCCGGCAGGGTTGATGTTCCCCCGGAAGTATAGAAGGCCTCCAGTTTGCCAATACCGTCAAATTCCAGTTCTTCCAGCCCGGTCATCGGATTAACTGTCTTTTTTTCGCCGTTATCCAACACAATGACCGGTTCCCAGTATTCGTTTATCAATCCTTCCGATGAGAATACCATCTGGTAATTGAGGGGCGGGCGCGGGTTTTGCGGCAATCCCCCAACCCTTATTTTCAGGGATCGCACTTTATCAAATTCCTTGATGCCGGCAGCGGCCAAAACTGATACCATCCCGGGCGCCAGGCCGCAGTCGGGAATAACGACGATGTCCGCCGCTTTTGCTTCCTCGTCCATGGCAAACTGCGTTGCCACGGCTTCGTTGTTGCCCCCAAGATCAAAAAAATGTGTCTTTGATGCGATCGCAGCGCGGGTTAATCCCGGATTATAGCGATAAGTAACCGCTGAGACACAGGCGTCATAATCCATCAGAATTTTGGTAACTTCATCTTCGTTTCCGGCGTCGATTTTACCTGCTGTTATAATATCATTGCCATATTTGCGGGCTATTTCCTGGGCCAGATCCAGATCAAAATCATAGAGTCCAACCATTTCGACATCATCAGCGCGGCTCAAATCATAGGCCGCAGCGCGTCCCATCAACCCGGAACCTATTACAGCTATTTTCATCCTTTTTCATCCTCTAGTCTTAAAGCAGTGGCAATTATAATATGGGCGGAAGAAATTATCAATCAATATTTGTAAAAAATACGGCTAATATTGTCTATCCCAAAATTCTCACATTGTTGCATTATGGTATTATATAAGCTGATACCGTTTTCGGATTATCCACTCTGCCGCCAGAGATAATATAAATACGGCCAGAAGCCAGAACTTATTCCACAGAATTATTTCTTTCTGGATTGAAACCGCCACCTTATCGGCATCAATTACAAAATAGAGTGAGTCGGCATCATTTATTTTATAGAAATTCCCGCCTGTCATCATCGATACGGTTGATAATGAGCCGAAATCGGGGCGCCGCCGATACTCTTCAATCGAGAAACTTTCAAGGGCAATTTGACCGGTGCCTTCCTTCAGCGTCCGGCCGTCCTTATCGACCACACCGGCATATTTATATCGACCCGGTGAAAGAGCATCGAATTCGGCACGATACCGGCCATCGGCTGTTTCGACAAGCTGCGCCATGGTGGAATCACCGTCATTTTCCCCTACAAGAGTAATGGACCCCGAGGCTCCGCTTATCGGGCGAAAGCCGAGATCATAAACAAAGGCGCTGAAACCGACTTTTTCGCCCCTGGTATAAATCGTCTTATCCGGGACGATCCGAACCGGATCGGATTCTTCCTTGACCGACAGCCAATTGACCAGGCCGTCAAAGAACTGCTTATATTCGCGATTATCACCGCCGAACCCATAGTCAAAGAAGGCCCATTGCCAGAGCGGCGATGCCGCTATGGCCAAAACTCTGCCGGCGCCAAAAGTGCGGACGCCGATTATCGGCTGGTCGGTAACGCCCCGACCCAGTCCGGCCGTGACCAGGATCTCGGAGTTGGGTGTCACCGAATCGGTGGGGGCCAAAGCTTCAAAATGAGGTAATGTTTGCCAGGCCTCGCGAATGGACTGACGGCTGTCGGCGATTCTTACTGCCGGATGAAAGAGATAATTCTCAACCGGCTGGCCGTTAAACTTAAAATAAATCAAGCGACTGCTCTTGCGATTGTTAGTAAAGGGAAGGAAGTCATCGAGCCATCGCGGAAAAGATGCGCTCAGATAATTCTCGCCCAGGAAAACAAGAATACTGCCCCCTTTATCCTTAATAAATGAGTCCAGAAGCGCTTTTCGGGATTCCAGCGCTCGAATATTGACATCATACAAGATAATCAGGTCATTGCGATTCAAATCGGCCTGATTATTGGGGAAACTCCCCGTAAGATATCCTCCCCCCTTTTTATAAACCACCTCGGACAGGTCAATCGATTCCGAGCGCGAGAGAAACCGGCTTAGAAAAGCATATTCCCAATCCAGCCGGTCCGAGACAAGAAGCACATTCATTTTGCTCTTCAGGATTGTCATGGAGAATGAGCGGCTGTTATTATCCATGGAAAGCTCATCATCGATACCCGAAATGCTTACCTTAAAAGTCTGCTGTCCCGGTTTATCGGGTGTGAATTTTATCGGCAATTCCCGCTGAAGATTCCCTTCCGGCAGGAAAATCGCTTCGCTGGCGATTACCTTCTGTCCGCTTCTGATTTCGACATTGGCCCGATCACCTTTCAATCCCTGCCACTCCAGCATCACCGAAACTGTGGTCGGTTTTCCGGCAAAAACCACCTGGTTATAATCGATTCCCGAAACCGAGGCATCCTTCTCGCCGGTCTCGATACCAACGCCGACCGTATAGATCGGCGAGCGGCTTCTCATGGCCGCCTCGGAAGGGGCGACACCGATGTTGGAAATGCCGTCCGAAAAAAGCAGCCATGCCTCCGCAGGCAGGGCAATTTCATTATTTGATTGTTGCTCAATAACCTCGCCCAGAGCCGTTTTTTCGGGATCTGCCGCAACAGCCTCCCCCAGGAGTCCGCCCGCAAAAGGTTCAATACTGTAATCGAAGGCCTCGGCGAATTTCCTGAAGTTATCGGATTCAAGCAGAGAATCGACCCGGGCCGATCGGCTCATGCCGTTCTCAATATTATCCATGCTTTTGGAACGATCGACCAATATGGTCAGTTTGGGCTTCCGGTCGTATTCCCGTTTATATGACAGCACCGGTTCAAGCAGGGCCAGAAAAATGGCACTGACCGCAATAATCCGCAAAGCGGTCAGCAGGACTCTGATCGCGGGTGACAACGGAGGATTGGTACGGCGATAGAGATAAATAGCGAAGAGAATAAAAAAAACAAAAAAAAGCGCCGTCAGAAATGGCTGACCGCTCAGGAAATCTATTGAAAGTTCTACAATTCCAAACATATTTTGTTATACAGATTCCGCAGCTAAATGAGGCACTTTTGATCTGACCGGCGATTTATGCGGCACGCGAGGTCGAAAACTCCACCATCCCGGAAAGCGATTTAAAGTAAATAGAGTCCTTGAGCCCTTTAACCATTTCCAGACCCTCATTGGCGATTTGCACCGCCCGCCGCTGGGCATAGTCGATACCTCCGGCCTCGTTGACATGATCCAGAATGGTCCTGAACCCGCCCTGATCGATACCGTTGCCGAGAATTTTCATGATTTCACGTCGGCGGCCCTTATCGCCGTTGCGAAGGGTGTAAATCAGCGGCAAAGTGACCTTGCCGGTGATAACATCATTGCCCG is drawn from candidate division Zixibacteria bacterium HGW-Zixibacteria-1 and contains these coding sequences:
- a CDS encoding pyridoxal 5'-phosphate synthase lyase subunit PdxS, whose protein sequence is MNFEDKDYRIRVGLAEMLKGGVIMDVTTAEQAKIAEQAGAVAVMALERVPSDIRADGGVARMADPDIIEAIKKAVSIPVMAKCRIGHFAEAEILQALEVDFIDESEVLTPADNKYHVDKWRFKVPFVCGCRNLGEALRRISEGAAMIRTKGEAGTGDVSEAVKHLREITSAMKRLTIMSAEELNGIAKELAAPLSVVKMVAKLGKLPVPNFAAGGVATPADAALVMKLGAESVFVGSGIFKSANPEKTGRAIVTAVAQYRDPKALAECSRGLGQAMKGISASSIAEEDLLQVR
- a CDS encoding saccharopine dehydrogenase is translated as MKIAVIGSGLMGRAAAYDLSRADDVEMVGLYDFDLDLAQEIARKYGNDIITAGKIDAGNEDEVTKILMDYDACVSAVTYRYNPGLTRAAIASKTHFFDLGGNNEAVATQFAMDEEAKAADIVVIPDCGLAPGMVSVLAAAGIKEFDKVRSLKIRVGGLPQNPRPPLNYQMVFSSEGLINEYWEPVIVLDNGEKKTVNPMTGLEELEFDGIGKLEAFYTSGGTSTLPDTYKGVVDFLDYKTIRYPGHCLLFKAMLDIGLGSRSEVKVDGMGVEPRKVFKKVLEKNLSFGDPDMVLVRLIFEGDKDGRNMELVYEIVDRQDTRTGLTSMMRTTSFPIAIIAWMACQGRITHRGVVPQEIAVEPQFFMSQLKKRNINIKVTKS
- a CDS encoding Rrf2 family transcriptional regulator — encoded protein: MQLSRKADYALRAVMHFAGLPKGQLASIGLVAKAQSIPREFLAKILKDLTWAGILVSFQGVTGGYRLARPAKDVSFLDVIEAMDGPITLNLCVESDKCCEHYKNCKMRDFWIKEQDHFKKALSRANFAKYKAILKEKK